In Onychostoma macrolepis isolate SWU-2019 chromosome 12, ASM1243209v1, whole genome shotgun sequence, a single window of DNA contains:
- the st6galnac1.2 gene encoding alpha-N-acetylgalactosaminide alpha-2,6-sialyltransferase 1.2 isoform X2, producing MFLLRIFFAISLITLLLFIFVTLYNGNCSLKAYSRKYDFLWVEEGNVADCVKRVEVPDPTNSSAVTDTGANTTASPDPLGTQSTLVPVMNKHNFTSLPQWRFDDMYRLDPQFKPSKCMASLRNSSNPVFKEKFIPNIQLFLQSDHLNLTIKAAVDTIPKLASTQLLEVPTRAKDGCICCAVVGTGGVLNGSGLGKEIDSSDYVFRVNAAIIAGHEEDVGKRTSVYVHTAHSLIQSLMVHKKRGFKRIPTDKNIKYVLIPEGPRDYNFLESLMKNRKIPSGAYRGRTPRNYYGGHFNESSYYIVHPDFLRYVRNRFLMAKQLKTKRWWLVRPTNGAFTLMLAMHTCDIVRAYGFSTADYWKYPNYYYDTKHTKLAFYANHDYRLEMRTWKKFHDDKFIWMYLGKSVN from the exons ATGTTTCTCCTGAGGATATTCTTTGCCATATCCCTTATAACTTTActtctgtttatttttgtaacattgtacaATGGAAACTGCTCTCTGAAGGCATATTCGCG AAAATATGATTTCTTATGGGTGGAGGAAGGCAATGTCGCAGATTGTGTGAAGAGAGTTGAGGTGCCTGACCCAACCAACAGTTCAGCTGTGACTGACACGGGAGCAAACACTACAGCGAGCCCCGATCCTCTTGGGACTCAATCAACCCTTGTACCAGTTATGAACAAGCACAACTTTACTTCTCTGCCCCAGTGGAGATTTGATGATATGTATCGGTTGGATCCACAGTTTAAACCGAGT AAATGCATGGCTTCCTTGCGAAATTCCTCTAATCCTGTGTTTAAGGAGAAGTTTATTCCAAACATTCAGCTGTTTTTACAAAGTGATCATCTCAACTTGA cCATAAAAGCAGCTGTTGACACCATCCCTAAACTTGCATCTACCCAGTTGCTAGAAGTACCCACAAGAGCGAAGGATGGCTGTAtttgctgtgctgttgttgggaCTGGCGGCGTTCTCAATGGCTCCGGGCTAGGAAAGGAGATTGACTCTTCTGATTATGTGTTCAG GGTAAATGCAGCCATTATAGCAGGCCATGAGGAGGATGTTGGGAAAAGGACATCTGTTTATGTGCACACAGCACATTCTTTAATCCAGTCCCTCATGGTACACAAAAAGAGAGGTTTCAAACGGATTCCTACTGACAAG aACATTAAATATGTTCTAATCCCTGAGGGTCCAAGAGACTACAACTTTCTTGAGTCCCTTATGAAGAATAGAAAAATACCATCAGGAGCATATCGTGGACGAAC gCCAAGAAATTATTACGGCGGCCACTTTAATGAAAGTTCTTACTACATCGTCCATCCAGACTTTCTCAGATATGTGCGTAACAG gttTCTTATGGCAAAAcaattgaaaacaaaaagatGGTGGCTGGTCAGGCCAACTAATGGAGCATTTACTCTTATGCTGGCTATGCACACATGTGACATT GTGAGAGCCTATGGTTTTAGTACTGCTGACTATTGGAAATATCCAAACTACTACTATGACACCAAACATACTAAACTAGCGTTTTATGCTAATCATGATTATCGTTTGGAGATGAGAACCTGGAAGAAATTTCATGATGACAAATTTATCTGGATGTATTTGGGAAAATCTGTTAATTAA
- the st6galnac1.2 gene encoding alpha-N-acetylgalactosaminide alpha-2,6-sialyltransferase 1.2 isoform X1, giving the protein MFLLRIFFAISLITLLLFIFVTLYNGNCSLKAYSRKYDFLWVEEGNVADCVKRVEVPDPTNSSAVTDTGANTTASPDPLGTQSTLVPVMNKHNFTSLPQWRFDDMYRLDPQFKPSKCMASLRNSSNPVFKEKFIPNIQLFLQSDHLNLSEWNQLYHFNNPFGYMGLNYTAIKAAVDTIPKLASTQLLEVPTRAKDGCICCAVVGTGGVLNGSGLGKEIDSSDYVFRVNAAIIAGHEEDVGKRTSVYVHTAHSLIQSLMVHKKRGFKRIPTDKNIKYVLIPEGPRDYNFLESLMKNRKIPSGAYRGRTPRNYYGGHFNESSYYIVHPDFLRYVRNRFLMAKQLKTKRWWLVRPTNGAFTLMLAMHTCDIVRAYGFSTADYWKYPNYYYDTKHTKLAFYANHDYRLEMRTWKKFHDDKFIWMYLGKSVN; this is encoded by the exons ATGTTTCTCCTGAGGATATTCTTTGCCATATCCCTTATAACTTTActtctgtttatttttgtaacattgtacaATGGAAACTGCTCTCTGAAGGCATATTCGCG AAAATATGATTTCTTATGGGTGGAGGAAGGCAATGTCGCAGATTGTGTGAAGAGAGTTGAGGTGCCTGACCCAACCAACAGTTCAGCTGTGACTGACACGGGAGCAAACACTACAGCGAGCCCCGATCCTCTTGGGACTCAATCAACCCTTGTACCAGTTATGAACAAGCACAACTTTACTTCTCTGCCCCAGTGGAGATTTGATGATATGTATCGGTTGGATCCACAGTTTAAACCGAGT AAATGCATGGCTTCCTTGCGAAATTCCTCTAATCCTGTGTTTAAGGAGAAGTTTATTCCAAACATTCAGCTGTTTTTACAAAGTGATCATCTCAACTTGAGTGAGTGGAACCAACTTTATCACTTCAATAACCCTTTTGGCTACATGGGACTAAATTACACAG cCATAAAAGCAGCTGTTGACACCATCCCTAAACTTGCATCTACCCAGTTGCTAGAAGTACCCACAAGAGCGAAGGATGGCTGTAtttgctgtgctgttgttgggaCTGGCGGCGTTCTCAATGGCTCCGGGCTAGGAAAGGAGATTGACTCTTCTGATTATGTGTTCAG GGTAAATGCAGCCATTATAGCAGGCCATGAGGAGGATGTTGGGAAAAGGACATCTGTTTATGTGCACACAGCACATTCTTTAATCCAGTCCCTCATGGTACACAAAAAGAGAGGTTTCAAACGGATTCCTACTGACAAG aACATTAAATATGTTCTAATCCCTGAGGGTCCAAGAGACTACAACTTTCTTGAGTCCCTTATGAAGAATAGAAAAATACCATCAGGAGCATATCGTGGACGAAC gCCAAGAAATTATTACGGCGGCCACTTTAATGAAAGTTCTTACTACATCGTCCATCCAGACTTTCTCAGATATGTGCGTAACAG gttTCTTATGGCAAAAcaattgaaaacaaaaagatGGTGGCTGGTCAGGCCAACTAATGGAGCATTTACTCTTATGCTGGCTATGCACACATGTGACATT GTGAGAGCCTATGGTTTTAGTACTGCTGACTATTGGAAATATCCAAACTACTACTATGACACCAAACATACTAAACTAGCGTTTTATGCTAATCATGATTATCGTTTGGAGATGAGAACCTGGAAGAAATTTCATGATGACAAATTTATCTGGATGTATTTGGGAAAATCTGTTAATTAA